Proteins encoded by one window of Anoplopoma fimbria isolate UVic2021 breed Golden Eagle Sablefish chromosome 23, Afim_UVic_2022, whole genome shotgun sequence:
- the tspan33a gene encoding tetraspanin-33, producing the protein MRGRRGAPGSDEDYSFVSPVVKYLLFLFNFIFWIISLVMVAIGVYARMMKHAEAALACLAVDPAIMLMVVGFLMFIITFCGCVGSLRENICLLQTFCICLTVIFMLQLTAGILGFVFSDKARNRVTLMINNTIVHYREDIDLQNLIDFGQKEFGCCGGVTYTDWSQNMYFNCKQDNPSRERCSVPFSCCILPKDEHVINTMCGQGMQELEYVQASDHIYTNGCIDKLVNWIHSNLFLLGGIALGLAIPQLVGLLLSQIMINQIKDQIELQNYNLKHRSDPWS; encoded by the exons ATGCGGGGCCGCAGAGGCGCACCTGGATCAGACGAGGACTACTCCTTTGTCAGTCCGGTTGTCAAGTACCTACTGTTCttgtttaattttatattttgg ataaTCTCGCTGGTGATGGTGGCCATTGGCGTTTACGCCCGCatgatgaaacatgcag AGGCAGCTCTCGCATGTCTGGCAGTGGACCCCGCTATAATGCTGATGGTCGTGGGGTTCCTCATGTTCATCATCACCTTCTGTGGCTGCGTGGGCTCCCTGAGAGAAAACATCTGCCTTCTGCAGACA TTCTGTATCTGTCTGACAGTGATCTTCATGCTCCAGCTGACTGCTGGGATACTGGGCTTCGTCTTCTCTGATAAG GCTCGGAATAGAGTGACATTGATGATCAATAACACCATTGTCCACTACCGAGAGGACATCGATCTGCAAAACCTCATTGACTTTGGTCAGAAAGAG TTTGGCTGCTGTGGTGGTGTGACGTACACGGACTGGTCCCAGAACATGTACTTCAACTGCAAGCAGGACAACCCCAGCAGAGAACGCTGCTCTGTGCCCTTCTCCTGCTGTATCCTACCCAAAGACGAG CATGTTATCAACACCATGTGTGGCCAGGGCATGCAGGAATTAGAGTATGTTCAAGCATCAGACCACATCTACACCAATGGCTGCATAGACAAACTGGTGAACTGGATCCACAGTAACCTGTTCCTACTGGGAGGCATCGCCCTGGGACTGGCCATACCACAG CTTGTTGGGCTCCTCTTGTCTCAGATTATGATCAACCAGATCAAAGACCAGATCGAGCTCCAGAACTACAACCTCAAGCACCGCTCCGACCCGTGGAGCTGA